The following nucleotide sequence is from Candidatus Hydrogenedentota bacterium.
GTGGCCAAGGGTTACGCCGTGGACCGTGTCGCGGACCTGCTCGCCAAGGAAGGACTGCGGCAATTCATGGTCGAGGTCGGCGGCGAAGTCCGCACCCGCGGCACGCGAGCGGACGCCCACGCCTGGCAGATCGCCGTTGAGGAACCCGATCCCGCGACTCGCGCCGTGCGCCGCGTCGTACCGCTGCGGGACATGGCCATGGCGACGTCCGGCGACTACCGGAACTTCTTCGAGAAAAACGGGCAGCGCTATTCGCACACGATTAACCCGGCAACCGGCACGCCAATCCGGCATGCGCTCGCGTCCGTCACCGTGCTGCACCCCGAATGCGCGTGGGCCGACGCCTACGCCACCGGCATCAATGTGCTCGGGCCTGAAGATGGGTTTGCGTTCGCCGCGACGCGGCATTTGGCGGTGTTACTGGTACTACATGCGCCGGGCGGCGGGCTTGAAGAACGCGCCACGCCGGAATTCGAGCAATACTGCCGCCAAAGCGGCTCATGATTGCCCGGAGACTGGTTCAGCCTTTCGCAGGTTCCGCGGACACCGGAACGGCGGCCAGCGCATCCAGGATGTCGGGCCGCAACAGCGGCGAAATGATCTCGAACGGCACCGTGACCTCAAACGAACCCTCCGCGTAGCAGCCGACGGCGTAGGGAGCGAAGAAGACCGTCAGCCCCGCGCGCGAAATAACGAAACTGGATAGGTCCTCCCCCGCGAATTCGGTAATGTTGCCATTCACCACGTTGCTGGCCTCCTCCTTCTTCAAGCTTGCAATACAGTGGTTTGAGATGGCCTGGAGATAGCCGGAATCTTCGCGGAACAGCGCAGAAAGCGCCAGCGGCGCCGTCTTGCCGTCCTCCAGCCGCAGATTCTGCGTCAGGGTCCACGACATGCCGTGCGCGCCGCCCGTGAAGGTATACACCGTCAGCGCGGCGCTCACCAGCGCCGGCGAGTAGTGGTAGATGCCCGCGGGGCTGATGTCGAGCGTGTGCGGCAGGCGAAGGCTGCTCTCGGGCTGCTCCCTCATATAGTATGCTATCGATGACGTCCAGTCGCTGACCGCGCCCACCCAGATCTCTTCCACTACGTTGCGGATAGCGGCATTCAACGCGTCCGAATGGCCGGCGCCGCCCTCCACGAAAAACGGCGTCGCGATATTGGCCTCCAGGTTCTCTTCGCCCCATACGGACGACCGGTACTCTTCGATGAGCAGCGCGATGCGGCGCACCTCAAAGGGCAGTTCGCGGCTGCCGTCCGTGTTCAACCATTTGCCCGACCATGCACCCCCGGCAAGGTCCAGTTCTCCAACAAACATGCCCGTGCGCTTTCCCTCGGCGAATTCGGTCAGCGCGAGCGAATCGTCCTCGCCGGTCACGCCGTTGACTTCGATGGGCGCCCCGATGTGCGCGTAAGCGTACGTGCCCGAAACATCCGCGCCCGCTATTGTGAGCTGCATCATGATGGGCTTCTCCCCCACCACGCCCTGGAACCATGCCAACCCGAAATCCGAGCCGGTATCCGCCAGGAACTCGGACACATCAGAGACTTCCAGGTCCAGATGAATCGCCGCGTTCTTCCATTTTCCATCCACTTGGACATAGACATAGGCAAGGTCGATACTGCTCCCATTGACGAGCACTTCATACGTGTCTTCCGACCCGGTACTGCGCGCCTCGACCGTCGATACGGTCTCGGAAGTCCACTNNNNNNNNNNNNNNNNNNNNNNNNNNNNNNNNNNNNNNNNNNNNNNNNNNNNNNNNNNNNNNNNNNNNNNNNNNNNNNNNNNNNNNNNNNNNNNNNNNNNATCGTATACTCGAATCCGCAAACCAGACTCATCAGCGACGGCCCATGTACCGGCACTTCCTCAGCCTCGAACACGTCAAGACCCGGCGGCACGCTGGCGATTAACCTGGCGAGCAGGAAGTCCGGCGCGACGCGCTCGCGCAGGACCACGTCCATGTAATCGCCCTCGGATTCTTCACCGACCGGGCACGCGGTCGAAAACGTCACGCGCGGTTGCTGGTGAAACCCCTGCGAGTAAGCCACCGGCGCCTTCGCCCGGCGCAGTGCGCGAACCCACGCGTCCTTGACCTCCAGATGGCTCAAGAGCCGCGCTTCGCCCGCCCGGCCGATGCGGA
It contains:
- a CDS encoding FAD:protein FMN transferase gives rise to the protein MLLVFLLVGRCGTVVGPAETILTGVTMGTTYAIKISDALPGERLTPLAQSVDELLTELNRVFSTYVEDSELSRFNQSNGATPFALSNDLRRVFEIAIETSRQTGGAFDVTVGPFVNAWGFGPDMPAAPPTEQELAALRERVGFEKLHLENGVLTKDRPDVYCDLSAVAKGYAVDRVADLLAKEGLRQFMVEVGGEVRTRGTRADAHAWQIAVEEPDPATRAVRRVVPLRDMAMATSGDYRNFFEKNGQRYSHTINPATGTPIRHALASVTVLHPECAWADAYATGINVLGPEDGFAFAATRHLAVLLVLHAPGGGLEERATPEFEQYCRQSGS
- a CDS encoding DUF3298 domain-containing protein — encoded protein: WTSETVSTVEARSTGSEDTYEVLVNGSSIDLAYVYVQVDGKWKNAAIHLDLEVSDVSEFLADTGSDFGLAWFQGVVGEKPIMMQLTIAGADVSGTYAYAHIGAPIEVNGVTGEDDSLALTEFAEGKRTGMFVGELDLAGGAWSGKWLNTDGSRELPFEVRRIALLIEEYRSSVWGEENLEANIATPFFVEGGAGHSDALNAAIRNVVEEIWVGAVSDWTSSIAYYMREQPESSLRLPHTLDISPAGIYHYSPALVSAALTVYTFTGGAHGMSWTLTQNLRLEDGKTAPLALSALFREDSGYLQAISNHCIASLKKEEASNVVNGNITEFAGEDLSSFVISRAGLTVFFAPYAVGCYAEGSFEVTVPFEIISPLLRPDILDALAAVPVSAEPAKG